The window ACTTGctcccgctctcttctcAAGTAACACAGAAAAGGGACTGTAGTAGTGCCTACGAGCAACCATGCCTAGAAAAGCCAGGAGGTGACGGAAGAGAAATAGAAAGAACGGATCAAGTACAAGGCAGCGGGGGGACTGCCGTGGAGTGAAGAAGGTCTTACAGTTGTGTCGCGGGCACGCGGTCATGAGGTGGGAATGTCAGTCAGAGGCGTCCCATTAGCTACAGAAGCGCAGAAAAGTCTTTACTTCGCTTGTCGGTGCGTTTGGGAAATTGCAGCCAATGCCGACAGCGACGTCGACATTGGCGCATCACTTGGCCCCAGAAGGAAGGTGAAAATGACCCGTGGAAGAAGGGGTTGTCACTATGCTTGCGAAGCTCGTGGACAGGATACGTCACTCTCTTTAATACTTGTTCATGTTGTGGTGGTTTTTTTGCGGTACgcattttcttttttgcctTGTTTACGCGGGGTGTGCGGCACGCCAGAGGCCGGCAGGAGCACAAAACGGTACAGCAACTCAGctcttcgccgcggcggcgaggaccGCTGTACCATAGGAGACGTCTCCGCTGCAAAGGACACCTCGTACGGCTCATGTGCCGGATGTAGAAAGGGGACATCTGAGTTGGGTGTAAAGCCAGCGTTCACGGCTGTTCGACAAAGAATATCCTGCTAGGCAAAGGGGTTTGCAATGCTAGTCGTGTCCCCAGAGAGGATGATGCTTACGGGGCCGCCGCGCACGACACAGGCGCCAATCGTGCGGATGTGCGTGTCGCCATGCCACAACTCTGCATCGGCAAGTACCAAGTTCACATTATTGTCGAAGCCTTTTAGTACGCCGTGCACCTCCTGACCTTTCTGGGAAACCACGACTTTACGATCGAGGTACTTTTCCAAGGACAAAAtgccctccttttttttgaGAATGTGCGCGAGCTCTGCAGACATGAGCCGTGCAGGTCGATGCATGTCTATTCTTAGTACaatgtgctgctgtgcatgtGCACTGGGGCGTGTTTGTTTTTGcgtgtgggaggaggggagggagggggcagtgAGGGGG is drawn from Leishmania braziliensis MHOM/BR/75/M2904 complete genome, chromosome 26 and contains these coding sequences:
- a CDS encoding putative Lsm7p protein — its product is MHRPARLMSAELAHILKKKEGILSLEKYLDRKVVVSQKGQEVHGVLKGFDNNVNLVLADAELWHGDTHIRTIGACVVRGGPVSIILSGDTTSIANPFA